Part of the Sulfurimonas sp. C5 genome, TTCATTATTCGTTTGGGAGATCAGATGAATGAGTCCCGTTGTTGCAAACTGAACATTGTGATTTCTCTCAATGTTTTCGTAAAAGCGTTCAATTAAAGCCGCAGTCACGTCACGGTTATCGTCATTTTCAAAAAAATCTTCGTTTTGCCATTTATAGTTTTTCAGCAGTTTAAAAAAAAGCCCGTCGGAAATCGCCCCGTTTTGCAAAAAGCTTTTGAGCCTTGCTTTGTCGTTTGAAAGTTTCAGACTCATCAGTAACACGTTATCGTCTATCGTCTGAGCCAGTGCCTTTTCAAAAGGTTCAAGTTCAATAAACTCATACTTATACTGCTCATAGAGTTCATTCATGAGGTTTTGCTCATACGGGCTGAGAACCCTTCCCTCTAAAATGAACTTCACTCCCTCACTTACCTCATCAACAAGCTCAATATTGTGCTGTTTGAGCTGTGAGGTAAACTCATCTAAAGAGAAAGCTCTTGTTTTTCCAAGTAGTAAAATTTTCTGATTTTTCAAACTTTCTAAATTCATAAAAAGGATTATACAGCAGTTTTTTCTTCTGTTGCCTATAATGTTGTAAATAGTTGTTATAATTAAGGATAATCAGAGAGGAGAAGATATGAAAATTTACGCACCGTGGGAAAAGACCTTCCAAAAAGTCGCCACCCCGCTTGAACATTTTATTCATGCTCAAACTACGACAGGGATCATCTTAGTCTTTATGACAATAGTTGCACTCATACTTGCAAACACACCGCTTTATGAGTTTTATGAAAATGTTTTTCATCTAAAAATATCATTCAATGTCAGTGACTGGAAACTCTCTCATACTATCCACCACTGGATCAACGACGGTCTTATGGCAATCTTTTTCTTTTTAATCGGTCTTGAGATAAAAAGAAATATCCTGGTAGGTGAGCTTTCAAACGTACGTGTTGCAATTCTGCCGATCCTTGCCGCACTTGGCGGAATGGTTGTGCCTGCTGCGATCTATATATATGTAAACAGCGGACTTGACAGCCAAAACGGATGGGGAATCCCTATGGCGACAGATATCGCTTTTGCAATTAGTGCACTGGTTCTGCTAAATAAAAGGGTATCGCCCTCTCTCGTTACTTTTTTAATAGCACTTGCGATCGTAGATGACTTGGGTGCCGTTGTGGTTATCGCTGTTTTTTATACAGAGCAGATCCACCTTGCTCCACTCATACTGGCAGGGGCTAGTTTTCTTATTATGGTTTCTTTTAACCGCTTTGGTATCCATGCGGTTCTTCCGTACTTCCTTGTCGGTATGTTTTTGTGGTTTTTTATGCTTGAATCAGGTGTTCATGCAACGATTGCAGGTGTTATTGCAGCAATGGCAATCCCTTCAAAACCGAAATACACTCCAGATGACTTCTCACACCACATAAAAAACAATCTTGACGAGTACGACAGCTATCCAGTTGCAACCGACTACTCTTTGCATGAGAAACAAAAAGCGCTTCTTATCAACATGTCGGAGAAAATTGACTCTATCCAATCTCCTTCTGCAAGGCTGGAGCAGGTACTGCATCTCCCTGTGAGTTTACTTGTAATTCCTCTTTTTGCTCTTGCAAACGCAGGTATCAGCATCAACTTTTCTAAAGTGGACGAAGCATTGATGGAACCTATCTCTTTAGGGATTATTTTAGGACTGGTATTTGGTAAGGTCTTGGGGATAGCGGGAGTCTCTTACATAGCTACAAAACTGAAAATTGCCCAACTGCCGGATAACAGCAGTATGAGTCAGGTTTTTGGTGTTTCACTGCTGGGCGGGATCGGTTTTACTATGAGTATCTTCGTAGCCGAACTCGCTTTTTACGGCAATGAACCTTATATTTTCCAAGCAAAAATAGCTATTTTAACAGCTTCGCTTTTAGCAGGTTTGAGCGGTTATCTGTGGCTAAGATTCATAGCACAAAAACCTCACCCCGATCGAAACGGAAACTAAGAAGTTTTGACGGTTCTTTGTAAAGCAAAGGGCTGTCAAGATCAACAAACCTGATCACATCACGGTAGTTAAATGCCAACTGTACAGCCGCGTTGATCGAGATTGGTCCCTCTATCATAGAGCCGAGCATACAAGTTATGTTATGCTCCCTTGCATACTCCAAAATCTTAATAGCCTGACTCACACCGCCGCACTTCATCAGTTTAATGTTTATCATCTGGGCAATGTTGTTTTGGTGGATATGTTTCGCATCTTCAAAAGAAAATACCGCTTCATCTGCAAGGATAGGGATCGGTGAGTTTTGTGAGACTGTTTTTAATCCTTTCAAATCTTTTGCCGTTACGGGTTGTTCGATCAACGCTATCGAGCTTAGGTCTTTTACCCCTTCGATATACTCCAAACTCTGTGCGACACTCCACGCCTGATTTGCATCTATGAGCAGTTGCACTTCGTCAAACTGATCCGCCAGAGTATGTGTGACCTCTATAGCGTGAGCAATGTCACTTCCCAGTTTTACTTTAAAGAGTTTTATCCCTTGCTCTTTTGCGTTTTGCGCCTCTTGCAGCATCTCCTCTTTTGTGCCGAGTGAGATCGTAATGTCTGTTTCTATCGGCTTAGTATTGCCTATAGCCTCTTGGATAAAAAGAGCCATGTCGAGTGCCGCTTTTGAGGAAGAGCCGATCGAAGATGCGTGCAGAGCCTGCAATGCTTCTGAGCTGCCAAGCCCGAGAAGCAACGGCGTCACCTCCGCGATGTTTTGCTCAATGCTCTCTAAATCTTCTCCCGTTATCGCTTTGGTTGCAGGAGCTTCTCCAAAACTCTCGCTTCCGTCCTCAAAAACAATCTTCGCTCGGATAAACTCTGCATCATATACAGTTCTCAAAGCTGTTTTAAAAGGATTTTTTAAAGGGATACTTTCTCTTGTTGTAGTAATAGAAACTATTTTCATTGTGCGATCCCTATTAAAACATTACCGACAAAAAGTCCGCCAAACGTCCCTATGATGTAACCGGCTATTGCCATAAGCACTCCAATGCCAACCAGTTTTTTATCGTAAGTAGCGGCTAATATAGGTGCTGATGCTACTCCGCCGATGTTGGAGAGTGAGGCTACTGCGATCGAGAAAAGATCAAGTTTAAAAAGCTTCGCCCCGAGTGCCATAAGTACAAAGTGGATAGCCAAGATCATAAAACCTGCAAGGACATACAACCCGACACTCCAAAAACTCTCGATCACCGCCTGCGAACCTATGAGAGCTACCAAGATGTAGAGCATTGTCGTTGCGATCTCAGCCGAGCCTCCAACTTCTCTTAACTTTGTAAATGAGCCGAGTATTCCAAAAACGGTAGCGAGTACCACTATGGTTGTCGTGGTATTTAAAATAGTAAACTGGGTAGCTAACATCTGTGAGATAAACGAGATAGCGATCGCAAGCACAACCAAAAACCAGTACCGCTTCGCCCCCACCGTACACGAACAGCCAATAGAACCTAGAGTTTGCAAAGAGTCTTGTGCCTTGCTCCATCTGTTAAAGTAAGATGCAAACGGCGTCAAGAAAAGTAAAAAAACTACCCAGATCGTATAGTTCACACTGTCAACAACAAGCGCGTACCCAAAGGCTTCTTCACTCACACCAAGTGCAGAACCCACCGCCACCATGTTTGCAGTTCCGCCCATCCAGCTTCCCGCCAAGGCACCAAATGAGCTTGCGATCATTTTGTCGAACCCAAAGAGGTACACCACTGCAATAAAACCGACTGCGATCGAAACCACCGCCAAAACATACGCCAGCAGAAGCTTTCTACCGAGTTTTACAAAGTCGCGCAGATCAACCTGCAAAAGGATCAAAAAGAGCATAGCAGGAAGCAGGTTTGTTTTTGCAAGTTTGTAAATATCGTGGATCGCATCGTTTTGTGCAAACGCACCCATACTTGCCAAGAACATAGAAAAAGCGTAGATCATCACGACAGAGGGAAGGTATGTAAATATTTTGTGTTTTATCTTCTCTTCTAAAAAGTAAAACCCACTTGCAATCAATGCCAGTGTAAGTAAATATACCAAAGGATTTTCGATCACGCTCTATCCTGCTTTTTTATTATAAGTGTAGTGGGTTTTGGATTTTATATAGATAAAATTGAAATCATGGAGTAAGAAAAGCACAATAGTTTTATCATTTAAATTAACTTTTTTAGTGTTTATTTATTTAGCTAATATCAAGTAAATCTCTATATAATATTCATTAAATATAATTTTTTATTTTATAAGGATTAAAATATATGAAAGACAAAATCAATGACAACAAAACAAAACAAGCTGGCTTATGGGAATGGGTCAAGGCACTATCTACATTATGTATCGTTAGTGTATTTTCTTATAAAGTATATATAACTCCCATAAGTCTTACTGTGGATTTTCCAACACTACTATCACTTCTCTTAGCTTTATTTTCAGTAGCTTTAGCAGCACTTTTTTACTTTAAAGCAACAGAAACAAGCAATACATTTTATGACAATACATACAATTTCACCAAGGACATTGCACAATTACTTGTAAAAATAGAAAGTGGATTTGGTGAACGTTTAAGAAACTTAGATGAAGGTTATACTTCAATGAGAGATTATTTACAACATTATAACGATATCCCCAAAGACAATGTAGAACAAACCAAACAAAAAATCGAAACTGAAAAAACTGAAATGGCAAAGGTTATTACTGAAAGAAATGAAATTATTGAACAATTAATAGAACGTTCAAATTTACAACAAGAAGAAAAATCTCGAGTAATGCAAGAACTAAAAGAAAAAGACTCTGAATTAACTGAAGCACAAAAAGAACTCAGTAAAATGAAAAGACGCCTTTTCGTTGAACGATTAAATAAAAAACAACAAAATTTCGATGTCGATGAAAGATTAATTAAATTTACAAGATCTCGTGTTATAAATGTAATAGGTGAAGATCGTTTACTTAAAGGTTCAAAACCTTATATAAAAAGACGTTTTGATAGAGTGAAAGATCAATTTCCAGATGCTTATATTAACGATCTGGAACAAGAAGGTTTTTACGATGATGGTTTAACAGATCTTGGTTATCAATTTTTAAAGGATATGGCTGAAAACTAATATATATTATAAATTTGTATATTATTAATGATTCAATTGACAAAAGGTACTCTTATGAAAATTGCAACTTCACTTTTACTTTTCACATCTGTATGTTTCGGTGCAACTCTTTCTCATCAACCGACAAGCTCTTCCTTGGTTATTTACAACAACAATAAAGCTCTCGTAAATGAAACAAGAGAACTCTCTTTACAAAAAAACGACACTGAAATAGTGTATGACAATGTTGCAAGCACTATTCATACAGATTCTGTAAACATTAAACTCCCTTCTGGTGTTTCACTTACTTCTCAGCAGTACAGATACGACAAACTCTCCGTACAGAAAATGCTCGAAGTGTATCTCAACAAAGAGGTAAGAGTAAAACTCTCCGAACACAGACATATCAATGCGACTCTTTTATCTGCTAACGCCCCTTTTGTTTTAGTAAAAAGTATGGACAATGAGATCATCCCCGTAAAGTTTGAAAACATCATCTTTAAAGATTTTCCAGAAAACTTCATAACGACACCTTCACTCATCTGGAACGTAAAAACAAAAAAAGATCTCCACGACAATGTAGAACTGGATTATCTGATCTCAAATATCTCATTTAACAACAGCTATACTCTAAACATTGAAAAAGACTCGAGCGAGCTTGACGGCTGGTTTAACATTGACAACCGCTCGGGCAAAAGTTTTAAAAACAGCTCTTTAGCTTTTTTGGCAGGGGATGTGAATTTTGTGCAAAACCCTACACCGATAGCTTACAAAACAATGGCAACACTGGCAGAGAGTGACATGATGCCGCAAGAACAATCTTTTTCAGGGTACCATTACTACAAACTCCCTTTTAAAGTAAACCTTCCAAACAATGAAAAAACGCAGATCAAGTTCCTGTCATTACCGAGTCTGAAGATCGCACGTGAATACATCTCAACTGTACAAAATCCCCTCTATCTCCACGGAGAACAAAAAAGCAGTGTGATGCAGGAAGTCTCTTTTCAAAATGGTGCACAGGTTCTTCCAAAAGGGGTAGTAAGAGTCTATGGAAAACTGGACGGGCAAAAAATATTGTTAGGTGAGAGCAACATTAACCACACACCGAAAAATGAAACACTCCATCTGGGCATCGGCAAAGAGTTCGATCTGGAAGTTATGCAGACACTCCTGCAAAGAGATGAGCAAAAACACCACATAAGTTCTGCTATTCAATACTCCGTAAAAAACAGCTCAAAAGAGGAGAAAACTGTTACCCTGCGTATACCTTTTTATAAAGAACGTTCTGCAAAAGTATATTCCAAAGAAAAATACACTTATACTAAGGGAAATTTAGTTACATTTATACTTCCAGTCAAAGCAAATACGACAAAAAAATTTACGGTAAAGTTTGAGAAAAACAGATAATGGCAAAATATATAATTTTAGATACTGAAACTACGGGAACAGACGAGCTAGATCGCATCATACAACTTGGTTACCTGGTACTTGGCGGTAAAGAGACAGAGGTGCATAACGAGTTTTGTTCTAGCGACATAGAGATTAAATTCCCTGCGATGGAAGTTCACGGTATTACGCCTGAGATGATCGCAGGGAAACCTTTATGTACGGAAATGTCATCTTATAAAAGACTCTTAGAGTTAAATACACCTGATAACTATATGATCATTCACAATGCTCCATTTGACATAGGGATGCTTCAAAAAGAGGGCTTTTCGCTGCAAATGAAATTGATCGACACACTTCGCGTGGCAAAACATATCTTTGAAGATGAAGATGCACACAGACTGCAATACTTCCGCTATAAAATGGGTCTATATAAACAAGAAAAACAAGAGGCGGATGCTTTAGGGATCGTTGTAAAAGCGCACGATGCGATCGGTGATGTACTCGTTTTAAAACTCTTTTTAACAAAGCTAAGAGAAGCGGTTCAGGCAAAATTTCCAAATGAAAACCCTGTTGAAAAGATGGTAGCCCTTACAAAAGAGCCTATCCTTGTAAAAATGTTCCGTTTTGGAAAATACAGAAACAAAACTCTTCAAGAGGTGGCAGCTGAAGACTCAGGTTATCTGCGCTGGATGTTAAAAAGCATGGAAAATCTGGATGAAGATATGAGATACTCTATCAACTACTATCTGGGAAGTTAAAATGTCACGGTTTCTTCTTGCTTTACTTAGTACCTTTGTTCTTCTAGGCTGTTCTGCACAACATCAGCCAGCTATAGAAGAACCTGCCTTTGCTACTACTAAACAAGAAGAATCTACTGTACATAATGAACTCTCCCCTTCCCTTTATGTTCTTGCTCCAAAAGGTGCAAAAATCAGAATCATGAATATAAAAGAGAGATATCATGATCACATAGAGCTTAAAAAGGGGAACTATCTTGTTGACGTCTCCAAGCAAGGATTTCAAACATATCATAAATGGGTGCAAGTTGAAAAACCAACGACATTAAAAATTACACTCTCAGCTCAAACAGTTATTCAAAACTTCTCTTGGGAATATGACCACCAGAAATTTTATACCCTTTACGATCCAAAAACAGAACTGATCTGGGCACTGCCGTCTGATTATGTAGATTATGTTCAAAAATACAAACCTCAAAAATTTTTAACCAAAACAATTGCAGCCGATTCTCCGCAATGGCCGCGCATAGATCGAACAAAACTAGACACCATCATCTATAGAGCTCCGGATGCATTAGTGCTCTATAAAAAATCAAAACAGGACTCTCTAAAAGATTTCTACCAAAATCTTCATAAGCTCTCTATCAATACTATGAACGATGACTGGAGACTCCCTACAAAAAATGAGATAGTTCTAAACAACCCGTTTAAACATTATCAACAATATTTCCAGCTTATATGGGATAAAGGGAATATTGTGAAAATGAACGTCCCTGTTCTTTATAAAGATGCAAAAACCCTAAAAGCTCTAGGATATAAAAAGAACAAACAGCTCTATAACAGTTCAGTCAGTAACTATATTACATCCATCAACAATCCGACAAGCATAGCACTCGTAACACCTGTAAAATCAAAAGATTCAGAAATAG contains:
- the nhaA gene encoding Na+/H+ antiporter NhaA; protein product: MKIYAPWEKTFQKVATPLEHFIHAQTTTGIILVFMTIVALILANTPLYEFYENVFHLKISFNVSDWKLSHTIHHWINDGLMAIFFFLIGLEIKRNILVGELSNVRVAILPILAALGGMVVPAAIYIYVNSGLDSQNGWGIPMATDIAFAISALVLLNKRVSPSLVTFLIALAIVDDLGAVVVIAVFYTEQIHLAPLILAGASFLIMVSFNRFGIHAVLPYFLVGMFLWFFMLESGVHATIAGVIAAMAIPSKPKYTPDDFSHHIKNNLDEYDSYPVATDYSLHEKQKALLINMSEKIDSIQSPSARLEQVLHLPVSLLVIPLFALANAGISINFSKVDEALMEPISLGIILGLVFGKVLGIAGVSYIATKLKIAQLPDNSSMSQVFGVSLLGGIGFTMSIFVAELAFYGNEPYIFQAKIAILTASLLAGLSGYLWLRFIAQKPHPDRNGN
- a CDS encoding exonuclease domain-containing protein — encoded protein: MAKYIILDTETTGTDELDRIIQLGYLVLGGKETEVHNEFCSSDIEIKFPAMEVHGITPEMIAGKPLCTEMSSYKRLLELNTPDNYMIIHNAPFDIGMLQKEGFSLQMKLIDTLRVAKHIFEDEDAHRLQYFRYKMGLYKQEKQEADALGIVVKAHDAIGDVLVLKLFLTKLREAVQAKFPNENPVEKMVALTKEPILVKMFRFGKYRNKTLQEVAAEDSGYLRWMLKSMENLDEDMRYSINYYLGS
- a CDS encoding dipeptide epimerase; this encodes MKIVSITTTRESIPLKNPFKTALRTVYDAEFIRAKIVFEDGSESFGEAPATKAITGEDLESIEQNIAEVTPLLLGLGSSEALQALHASSIGSSSKAALDMALFIQEAIGNTKPIETDITISLGTKEEMLQEAQNAKEQGIKLFKVKLGSDIAHAIEVTHTLADQFDEVQLLIDANQAWSVAQSLEYIEGVKDLSSIALIEQPVTAKDLKGLKTVSQNSPIPILADEAVFSFEDAKHIHQNNIAQMINIKLMKCGGVSQAIKILEYAREHNITCMLGSMIEGPISINAAVQLAFNYRDVIRFVDLDSPLLYKEPSKLLSFRFDRGEVFVL
- a CDS encoding DUF819 family protein, with the protein product MIENPLVYLLTLALIASGFYFLEEKIKHKIFTYLPSVVMIYAFSMFLASMGAFAQNDAIHDIYKLAKTNLLPAMLFLILLQVDLRDFVKLGRKLLLAYVLAVVSIAVGFIAVVYLFGFDKMIASSFGALAGSWMGGTANMVAVGSALGVSEEAFGYALVVDSVNYTIWVVFLLFLTPFASYFNRWSKAQDSLQTLGSIGCSCTVGAKRYWFLVVLAIAISFISQMLATQFTILNTTTTIVVLATVFGILGSFTKLREVGGSAEIATTMLYILVALIGSQAVIESFWSVGLYVLAGFMILAIHFVLMALGAKLFKLDLFSIAVASLSNIGGVASAPILAATYDKKLVGIGVLMAIAGYIIGTFGGLFVGNVLIGIAQ